In Colletotrichum lupini chromosome 6, complete sequence, a single window of DNA contains:
- a CDS encoding DNA repair protein rhp51, translated as PNSFPDVRFCACTAVISLVYTQFDVSFLTSTSTMADADGYDESHNGDESGMTGPGAPTPLTALEGVAGLTKRDIQMVVDGGFNTVESVAYTPRRMLEQIKGISEQKATKILAEASKLVPMGFTTATEMHQRRSELISITTGSKQLDTLLAGGIETGSVTELFGEFRTGKSQICHTLAVTCQLPFDMGGGEGKCLYIDTEGTFRPVRLLAVANRFGLSGEEVLDNVAYARAYNSDHQLQLLQQAGAMMCETRFSLLIVDSATALYRTDFLGRGELSSRQTHLAKFMRTLQRLADEFGIAVVITNQVVAQVDGGPSAMFNPDPKKPIGGNIIAHASTTRISLRKGRGETRVAKIYDSPCLPESDCLFAINEDGIGDPSPKDLEKE; from the exons CCTAACTCGTTTCCTGACGTCCGATTTTGCGCGTGCACTGCTGTCATTTCCCTCGTGTATACACAGTTCGACGTCTCATTTCTCACATCTACGAGCACAATGGCTGACGCTGACGGCTACGACGAGAGCCACAATGGCGATGAGAGCGGCATGACCGGGCCTGGCGCGCCTACGCCACTCACTGCGCTCGAG GGAGTTGCCGGCTTGACGAAGCGCGATATCCAAATGGTCGTCGACGGCGGCTTCAACACCGTAGAGTCAGTAGCGTATACCCCGCGCCGCATGTTGGAGCAGATCAAAGGCATCTCGGAACAAAAGGCAACCAAGATTCTTGCCGAAG CCTCGAAACTTGTGCCAATGGGCTTCACGACCGCCACGGAGATGCACCAACGACGAAGCGAGCTCATCTCTATCACGACTGGCTCCAAGCAGCTGGATACACTTCTCGCCGGTGGTATCGAGACCGGATCGGTGACTGAGCTGTTTGGAGAGTTCCGCACGGGAAAGAGTCAGATTTGCCACACTCTTGCCGTGACATGTCAACTGCCCTTTGACATGGGTGGCGGAGAGGGCAAGTGTCTGTACATTGATACTGAGGGTACCTTTCGACCTGTTCGATTGCTGGCCGTCGCCAACAGATTCGGTCTCTCCGGAGAAGAGGTCCTCGACAATGTGGCCTATGCTCGCGCGTACAATTCAGATCACCAGCTCCAGCTCCTCCAGCAGGCTGGTGCCATGATGTGCGAGACCCGATTCTCGCTCCTCATTGTGGACAGTGCGACGGCTCTTTACAGAACCGATTTCTTGGGCCGAGGTGAACTCTCGTCGAGACAGACTCACCTGGCCAAATTCATGCGCACGCTTCAGCGTCTCGCCGACGAGTTTGGTATTGCCGTGGTGATCACCAACCAAGTCGTCGCACAGGTCGATGGTGGACCGAGTGCCATGTTTAACCCCGACCCGAAGAAGCCAATCGGTGGTAACATTATCGCCCACGCAAGTACGACGAGAATCAGCTTGAGAAAGGGTCGAGGCGAGACTCGTGTCGCCAAGATCTACGACAGCCCCTGTTTGCCGGAGAGTGACTGTCTCTTTGCGATCAATGAGGATGGCATCGGTGACCCAAGCCCCAAGGACCTGGAGAAGGAATAG
- a CDS encoding hsp20-like protein yields MAFFPRNFYNSDASFTPLFRLLEDFDNYSRHGNGTPSSGARGTHRNHVPTFQPKFDVREVEDAYELHGELPGMSKDDVSIEFTDPHTLHIRGRVERSYTAGTPPAGLLQQSSGTEMSGAITDGGNNDAASTTGTERPRSPHQATVEDEEDDETNSTAQPTPATTVAEVDKSASAVAHHHAAAAKKEPVDNAKYWVSERSIGEFSRVFNFPGQIKQDAVSAGFKDGILSIRVPKAPKHETRRIFIN; encoded by the coding sequence ATGGCCTTCTTCCCCCGCAACTTCTACAACTCCGACGCCTCCTTCACTCCTCTCTTCCGCCTTCTGGAGGACTTTGACAACTACTCCCGCCATGGCAACGGCACTCCTTCCAGCGGCGCCCGCGGCACCCACCGCAACCACGTCCCGACCTTCCAGCCCAAGTTTGATGTCCGCGAGGTCGAGGACGCCTACGAGCTCCATGGCGAGCTCCCTGGCATGAGCAAGGACGACGTCTCCATCGAGTTCACCGACCCGCACACCCTCCACATCCGCGGCCGCGTCGAGCGGTCTTACACCGCCGGCACCCCGCCCGCGGGCCTCCTCCAGCAGTCCTCCGGAACTGAGATGAGCGGCGCCATCACCGACGGCGGTAACAACGACGCCGCCAGCACCACCGGCACTGAGCGCCCTCGCTCGCCTCACCAGGCTACCGTCGAGGATGAAGAGGACGACGAGACAAACTCCACCGCGCAGCCTACCCCCGCCACCACCGTCGCCGAGGTCGACAAGTCTGCCTCTGCTGTCGCGCACCACCACGCCGCCGCTGCCAAGAAGGAGCCCGTCGACAACGCAAAGTACTGGGTCTCGGAGCGCAGCATTGGCGAGTTCAGCCGGGTCTTCAACTTCCCCGGCCAGATCAAGCAAGACGCCGTCTCGGCTGGGTTCAAGGATGGTATCCTTTCCATCCGGGTGCCCAAGGCTCCCAAGCACGAGACTCGCCGCATCTTCATCAACTAA